In Edaphobacter paludis, a single window of DNA contains:
- a CDS encoding MlaD family protein → MPSQQEVRWSQLKVGVIVLVASVVLVTLLFLMTSASGLGLFSHKLTITVYFENSAGLKEGAAVNLEGVTIGTVKSITVVNTPARKLTPVKVIMKLDDKYSSNLKQDSKASLTTVGVLGDTVVDINSQFAVGPPLKDGDELKTLETPSITDVVKASQGTIESLNVILSKMNTIVDNLQSGKGSVGQLINNPDLYNKANATVNELLTLETNLNNGRGSIGKLMTDDTMYNRLNDAAGKLENIANSLNSGKGTAGMLLKDDSLYKNLNSTLVHANSIMADADAGKGGLGLMLKDPKFRQDLSNTLTQVNTLVSGVNDGKGTLGKLTTDDQAYTNLNKLLNASTDLVTTIRKDPKKYLTIHMRIF, encoded by the coding sequence CTTCTGTTTCTTATGACAAGTGCGTCGGGCTTGGGGCTCTTTTCGCATAAGCTCACCATTACCGTTTATTTTGAGAACTCCGCTGGCCTCAAAGAAGGCGCGGCGGTGAACCTTGAAGGCGTCACCATCGGCACGGTAAAGAGCATCACGGTGGTGAACACTCCCGCCCGTAAACTCACTCCGGTGAAGGTCATCATGAAACTCGACGATAAGTATTCGTCGAATCTGAAGCAAGACTCCAAGGCTTCGCTTACAACAGTGGGCGTGCTGGGCGATACCGTAGTCGACATCAACAGCCAGTTTGCCGTGGGGCCTCCGCTCAAAGACGGCGATGAGTTGAAGACGCTGGAGACGCCGAGCATCACCGATGTCGTCAAGGCCAGCCAGGGAACAATCGAGAGCCTGAATGTGATTTTGTCGAAGATGAACACGATCGTCGACAATCTGCAATCCGGCAAGGGTTCGGTCGGCCAGTTGATCAACAATCCCGATTTGTATAACAAGGCAAATGCAACGGTGAATGAGTTGTTGACGCTGGAAACGAATCTGAACAATGGACGCGGCTCCATCGGCAAGTTGATGACAGACGACACCATGTACAACCGTCTGAACGACGCCGCCGGAAAACTTGAGAACATTGCCAACAGCCTGAACAGTGGCAAAGGTACTGCAGGAATGCTGCTGAAAGATGACTCCCTCTATAAGAATCTGAACTCGACGCTTGTCCATGCGAATTCAATCATGGCCGATGCGGATGCAGGTAAAGGCGGCCTCGGCCTGATGCTGAAGGATCCGAAGTTTCGTCAGGATTTGAGCAATACACTGACTCAGGTGAACACGCTGGTGAGTGGTGTCAATGACGGTAAGGGAACGCTCGGCAAGCTGACGACGGACGATCAGGCTTACACCAATCTGAATAAACTGCTGAACGCGAGCACCGACCTGGTAACGACGATCCGTAAGGACCCGAAGAAGTATCTGACGATTCATATGAGGATCTTTTAG
- a CDS encoding M13 family metallopeptidase, whose translation MTFKSFVTFMVLSSGLCLAQSYTPATKSDAGLAPTTVPKKPVSFDLSGIDKTADPCTDFYQYACGNWKKENPIPADQTRWGRFNELAERNNYLLYQDLKAAADAPKTPLQKKYGDYFAACMNVGLANQLGAKPIEPALQTIAAWNDKKTLATLLGTMEDKYSVGFFFDFGSEQDQKDSTRQIGALDQGGLGLPDRDYYLNQDERSKTLREQYVAHVTKMFELLGDTPQKAATEAQNVMTVETALAQGSMPRVDRRNPANIYHVMTIAQLQSMTPDFNWKVYLDAKKEGSLKTANIVAPNFFKAMQEQLDATSIDALKSYMRWHTVHRFATNLSEPFVAENFNFYGATLTGQKEITPRWKRCTTATDHALGEAVGQDWVARNFPPAAKDNMEKLVHALEVSLGQDIQHLDWMSDTTKAEAQKKLEAFRDKIGYPEKWRDYSTLTVKRDDPVGNSERASAFADRHDLNKIGKPVDEKEWDMTPPTVNAYYNPSMNDINFPAGILQPPFYDFNADPAVNFGGIGIVIGHEMTHGFDDQGSQYDAQGNVRKWWTPEDKKKFDERTDCEVKEYDNFEVAPGQKLNGRLTLGENTADNGGLRIAYAALMSTLAQENKSTSEKIDGYTPEQRYFISWGQVWCENTREQTARMRAKIDPHSSGEWRVNGSVQNFEQFGKAFGCKVGQPMMPEKSCRVW comes from the coding sequence ATGACGTTCAAATCTTTCGTAACATTTATGGTGCTGAGCAGCGGTCTGTGCTTAGCCCAGTCCTATACCCCAGCCACCAAAAGCGATGCCGGTCTGGCGCCCACAACCGTGCCGAAGAAGCCGGTCAGCTTCGACCTTTCCGGGATTGATAAGACCGCCGATCCCTGCACTGACTTCTACCAGTACGCCTGCGGCAACTGGAAGAAGGAGAACCCCATTCCAGCCGATCAGACGCGCTGGGGACGGTTCAACGAACTGGCAGAGCGCAACAACTACCTGCTCTATCAGGACCTGAAGGCAGCGGCGGACGCTCCGAAGACCCCACTACAGAAGAAGTATGGCGACTACTTCGCAGCCTGCATGAATGTGGGACTAGCCAATCAGCTCGGCGCGAAGCCGATTGAGCCGGCACTCCAGACCATCGCCGCGTGGAACGATAAGAAGACCCTGGCAACCCTGCTGGGAACGATGGAAGACAAATATTCAGTTGGCTTCTTCTTCGATTTTGGCTCAGAACAGGATCAAAAAGACTCGACCCGACAGATCGGCGCGCTTGACCAGGGCGGACTCGGCCTGCCCGACCGCGACTACTACCTCAATCAGGATGAGCGCTCCAAGACACTTCGCGAACAGTACGTAGCCCATGTGACGAAGATGTTCGAGCTGCTCGGCGACACTCCCCAAAAAGCTGCCACCGAAGCGCAAAACGTAATGACGGTAGAGACGGCGCTGGCCCAGGGCTCGATGCCGCGCGTCGACCGCCGCAACCCGGCAAATATCTACCACGTCATGACCATCGCGCAGTTGCAGAGCATGACACCGGACTTCAACTGGAAGGTCTACTTGGACGCCAAGAAAGAGGGCAGCCTCAAGACCGCCAATATCGTAGCGCCTAACTTCTTCAAGGCTATGCAGGAACAGCTCGACGCCACCAGCATCGACGCGCTGAAGAGCTACATGCGCTGGCACACAGTCCACCGCTTCGCAACCAATCTCAGCGAGCCTTTCGTCGCGGAGAACTTCAACTTCTACGGTGCGACGTTGACCGGACAGAAGGAGATTACGCCGCGATGGAAGCGCTGCACCACTGCCACCGACCACGCCCTGGGCGAGGCCGTTGGGCAGGATTGGGTCGCCCGGAACTTTCCACCCGCTGCCAAGGACAACATGGAGAAGCTCGTCCATGCGCTCGAGGTTTCACTCGGACAGGACATTCAGCATCTCGACTGGATGAGCGACACCACCAAGGCCGAGGCTCAGAAGAAGCTCGAAGCCTTCCGCGACAAAATTGGCTATCCCGAGAAGTGGCGCGACTACTCGACCCTGACCGTCAAGCGGGATGATCCCGTTGGCAACTCGGAGCGCGCCAGCGCCTTTGCTGACCGCCACGACCTGAACAAGATCGGCAAGCCTGTCGACGAAAAAGAGTGGGACATGACGCCGCCGACGGTGAACGCGTACTACAACCCGTCGATGAACGACATCAACTTTCCTGCCGGCATTCTGCAGCCTCCGTTCTACGACTTCAACGCTGATCCGGCGGTCAACTTCGGCGGCATCGGGATCGTCATTGGCCATGAGATGACGCATGGCTTCGACGATCAGGGCAGCCAGTACGACGCGCAGGGCAATGTACGCAAATGGTGGACGCCCGAGGACAAGAAGAAGTTCGATGAGCGCACCGATTGCGAGGTGAAAGAGTATGACAACTTCGAAGTCGCTCCCGGACAAAAGCTGAACGGACGTCTGACTCTGGGCGAAAATACCGCCGACAACGGCGGTCTCCGCATCGCCTACGCCGCGCTGATGAGCACACTGGCACAGGAGAATAAATCGACAAGCGAAAAGATCGATGGCTACACTCCCGAGCAGCGCTACTTCATCTCGTGGGGACAGGTCTGGTGTGAGAACACCCGCGAACAGACGGCACGGATGCGCGCCAAGATCGATCCGCACTCCAGCGGTGAGTGGCGTGTCAATGGAAGCGTGCAGAACTTCGAGCAGTTCGGCAAGGCATTTGGCTGCAAGGTTGGCCAGCCGATGATGCCGGAGAAGAGCTGCCGCGTCTGGTAA